The Parashewanella spongiae genome has a window encoding:
- a CDS encoding PhoH family protein has product MSSKLTTLNLYLEPAESRRLASLCGPFDDNIKQLERRIGVEISYSNNHFKIVGQPQNCLSANNLLRDLYIETQPVRGSTPDLEPEKVHLAIQEAVSVEAFDSADEKELYIKTRKGVIKPRNPNQRQYVANVVRHDITFGVGPAGTGKTYLAVAAAVDALERQEVRRILLTRPAVEAGEKLGFLPGDLSQKVDPYLRPLYDALFEMLGFEKVERLIEKNVIEVAPLAYMRGRTLNDAFIILDESQNTTVEQMKMFLTRIGFNSRAVITGDITQIDLPKHAKSGLRHAIEVLKDVPEISINFFASQDVVRHPVVARVVEAYEAQELKEHREKARKEEAYRQSTMVETDEA; this is encoded by the coding sequence TTGTCCAGTAAATTGACCACGCTTAATTTGTACCTTGAACCTGCTGAGTCTCGTCGCCTCGCCTCTTTATGTGGCCCGTTTGATGACAACATCAAACAACTTGAACGTCGTATCGGTGTCGAAATCAGTTACAGCAACAATCACTTTAAAATTGTTGGCCAGCCTCAAAACTGTTTGAGTGCAAACAATTTATTGCGTGATCTTTATATTGAGACTCAGCCTGTAAGAGGCAGTACACCAGATCTTGAGCCTGAAAAAGTACACCTCGCGATTCAAGAAGCGGTTTCGGTAGAAGCTTTCGATAGTGCTGATGAAAAAGAGTTATACATTAAAACTCGCAAAGGTGTCATCAAACCTCGTAATCCAAATCAACGTCAATATGTCGCTAATGTTGTTCGTCATGATATTACTTTTGGCGTAGGCCCTGCTGGAACTGGTAAAACCTATCTCGCTGTTGCAGCAGCAGTTGATGCGTTAGAACGTCAAGAAGTTCGTCGGATCCTGCTAACTCGACCAGCTGTTGAAGCTGGCGAAAAACTCGGTTTTTTACCTGGTGATTTAAGCCAAAAAGTCGACCCATACTTACGTCCTCTCTATGATGCACTGTTTGAAATGTTGGGTTTTGAGAAGGTCGAACGCTTAATCGAAAAAAACGTTATTGAAGTTGCTCCACTCGCCTACATGCGTGGACGCACCTTAAATGATGCCTTTATTATTCTTGATGAAAGCCAAAATACTACCGTTGAACAAATGAAAATGTTTTTAACTCGTATTGGTTTTAATTCACGGGCGGTAATAACTGGTGACATCACTCAAATTGACTTACCCAAGCATGCGAAGTCAGGATTACGTCATGCCATTGAAGTACTAAAAGATGTTCCTGAAATCAGCATCAACTTTTTTGCTTCACAAGACGTCGTTCGTCACCCTGTTGTTGCTCGCGTTGTTGAAGCTTACGAAGCACAAGAGCTAAAAGAACACCGAGAAAAAGCACGCAAAGAAGAAGCGTATCGACAATCTACCATGGTAGAAACCGATGAAGCTTGA